The following coding sequences lie in one Arachis ipaensis cultivar K30076 chromosome B05, Araip1.1, whole genome shotgun sequence genomic window:
- the LOC107641050 gene encoding organic cation/carnitine transporter 1-like, with protein sequence MEQDQSEESHGRRGTTLVESEEGTKLELTVDEVVEAYVGSLGLSQILHVLVVSFAWIFDAHSTLVTIFSDAQPPSWRCKNGVYCTDGRGGSVCGLVPGSWEWVGGDRSSTVAEWGLICDRKFLAAVPASVNFLGSLLGSAIFGHLADTWLGRKRAVMISCILTSITFFATSYSPNLYAYAFFRFSTGFARSGIGISCIVLATESVGRKWRGQAGQYSFFFYTIGFLSLPLLAYPTRTNWRNLYKFLSILPLAYAIIILPWVSESPRWLLIRGRSKDALKVLKYFAKINGKDEFPQNLTLANPSELKDEESGTISNKRENLWTTKWAAKRMVLVMIAGFGVGFVYYGVQLNMENLNFNLYVSVAINAVMEIPAVFAGSFLLGFSKRRLLFSVSSYVAGVSCILCLIFSKGYSNSKAHVKFGGNWGQLIVEAVGFMGSSLAYDILYIYCVELFPTNVRNFAVSMLRQTAMLGGSVAPLLVVVGRLSPSLSFIVFGVLSIASGVLSIWIPETRNAPLYETLKQQEEMEALNHVSNGHSRCLEFGK encoded by the exons ATGGAACAGGATCAATCAGAAGAGAGTCATGGAAGAAGAGGCACAACCCTGGTGGAAAGCGAAGAAGGCACAAAACTTGAGCTAACTGTGGATGAAGTTGTGGAAGCTTATGTAGGCTCACTTGGATTATCCCAAATCTTGCATGTGCTTGTGGTTTCATTTGCATGGATATTTGATGCACATAGCACATTGGTCACAATCTTCAGTGATGCACAGCCACCTTCTTGGAGGTGCAAGAATGGGGTGTACTGCACCGACGGCCGCGGCGGTTCTGTTTGTGGCTTGGTGCCTGGGAGCTGGGAATGGGTTGGTGGAGATAGAAGCTCCACCGTAGCTGAATGGGGACTTATATGTGATAGGAAGTTTCTTGCTGCTGTTCCTGCTTCTGTCAACTTCCTTGGTTCTCTTTTAG GGTCTGCGATATTTGGGCACCTAGCAGATACTTGGCTTGGAAgaaaaagagcagtgatgatttcATGCATCTTAACCTCCATAACATTTTTTGCCACATCCTACTCCCCAAACCTCTACGCCTATGCCTTCTTCCGATTCTCAACAGGGTTTGCGAGATCAGGAATCGGCATAAGCTGCATTGTCCTCGCCACAGAGTCAGTTGGACGCAAGTGGCGAGGCCAAGCCGGCCAATACAGCTTCTTCTTCTACACAATTGGATTCCTCTCACTCCCTCTTCTGGCATACCCAACAAGAACAAATTGGAGGAACTTGTACAAATTCTTGTCCATTTTGCCCCTGGCATACGCAATCATAATACTCCCCTGGGTCTCTGAATCCCCAAGGTGGCTTCTAATAAGAGGCAGAAGCAAAGATGCATTGAAAGTGTTGAAATATTTCGCCAAAATAAACGGCAAAGACGAATTCCCTCAGAATCTAACCTTAGCAAATCCTTCTGAACTGAAAGATGAAGAATCCGGAACAATTTCGAACAAGAGAGAGAATCTCTGGACCACAAAATGGGCTGCGAAACGAATGGTTCTTGTTATGATTGCTGGGTTTGGGGTTGGATTTGTTTACTACGGAGTTCAACTCAACATGGAGAATTTGAATTTCAATCTTTATGTCTCGGTGGCTATAAATGCGGTTATGGAAATCCCTGCTGTTTTTGCTGGTTCTTTTCTGTTGGGATTTTCTAAAAGAAGGTTGTTATTCTCTGTTTCATCCTACGTGGCAGGCGTTTCTTGCATTCTGTGCCTAATATTCTCAAAGGGGTATTCAAATTCCAAGGCGCATGTCAAATTTGGCGGGAACTGGGGGCAGTTGATTGTTGAGGCAGTTGGGTTTATGGGCTCTTCCTTGGCCTATGATATCTTGTACATTTATTGTGTGGAGTTGTTTCCTACAAATGTGAGGAACTTTGCTGTCTCAATGTTGAGGCAAACTGCGATGCTCGGGGGGTCGGTGGCGCCGCTGCTCGTGGTGGTGGGCCGGTTGAGCCCATCACTTTCTTTTATAGTGTTTGGGGTGTTGTCCATTGCTAGTGGCGTTTTGAGCATTTGGATTCCTGAGACTAGGAATGCTCCTTTGTATGAGACACTTAAGCAGCAGGAGGAGATGGAGGCTCTTAATCATGTTTCTAATGGTCATTCTAGGTGCCTAGAATTTGGAAAATGA
- the LOC107644051 gene encoding kinase-interacting family protein: protein MELSKSELEERMKVLTMGTRENEDEEVGDTFAERAESYYQKRPQLLTLLQDLYNGYITLSDRYIQTLAKQKQQHHHSRHSSQVSTLDGGGFSDQEESSIGVTSNVDYSDTESAISYQPQSNVVKLKHGNSSMSPILDLDVIVAELVMKNVECDVMVHEVGAMERKYCESSRKNELQKSLLEVLESERHVLLNENASLSYRVNTLVEENKELVSESAFVKRKAGELAKCVLKMREDHRVFMLHRKIEDLQAQIHGLEKRNKEYYERLLKRDVGDDGVCKGNKNNDVGGNGISLEVRVLRRFKWKDVGSVSSSSTGSVSGRSFDDLKKDKNKKGTSLWKKLKNMDLILCGMNPTCA from the exons ATGGAACTTAGTAAATCAG AGTTAGAGGAGAGGATGAAAGTGCTGACAATGGGGACAAGAGAAAATGAAGATGAAGAAGTGGGTGACACATTTGCAGAGAGAGCTGAGTCTTATTACCAAAAGAGGCCTCAGTTACTTACCCTTTTGCAAGATTTATACAATGGATACATCACTTTATCTGATAGGTACATTCAAACACTTGCAAAGCAGAAACAACAGCACCACCATAGCAGGCACTCTTCACAGGTTTCAACACTTGATGGAGGAGGGTTTTCTGACCAAGAAGAAAGTAGCATTGGTGTAACAAGCAATGTTGATTATTCGGATACCGAAAGCGCAATCTCGTACCAACCACAATCCAATGTGGTGAAGTTGAAGCATGGGAATTCAAGCATGAGTCCAATTCTTGATCTTGATGTCATTGTTGCTGAGCTTGTGATGAAGAATGTGGAGTGTGATGTGATGGTTCATGAGGTTGGTGCAATGGAGAGGAAGTACTGCGAATCGTCGCGGAAGAACGAGCTTCAGAAGAGTCTACTTGAGGTTTTGGAGTCTGagaggcatgttttgttgaatgaGAATGCTAGTTTGAGTTACAGGGTGAACACATTGGTGGAGGAGAATAAGGAACTGGTGTCTGAATCGGCTTTCGTGAAGCGCAAGGCAGGGGAATTGGCGAAATGTGTGCTCAAGATGAGGGAGGATCATAGAGTGTTTATGCTGCATAGGAAGATTGAGGATCTTCAGGCTCAGATTCATGGATTGGAGAAGAGGAACAAAGAGTATTATGAGAGGCTTCTCAAGAGAGATGTTGGTGATGATGGAGTATGCAAAGGGAATAAGAACAATGATGTTGGTGGCAATGGAATATCTTTGGAGGTTCGTGTTCTCAGAAGGTTCAAGTGGAAAGATGTTGGaagtgtttcttcttcttcaactggTTCTGTTTCTGGAAGGAGTTTTGATGATCTGAAGAAGGATAAGAATAAGAAAGGAACTAGTTTATGGAAGAAGCTCAAGAACATGGACTTGATTCTCTGTGGGATGAATCCAACATGTGCTTGA